The Toxorhynchites rutilus septentrionalis strain SRP chromosome 3, ASM2978413v1, whole genome shotgun sequence genome includes a region encoding these proteins:
- the LOC129772900 gene encoding uncharacterized protein LOC129772900 yields the protein MPPTTRNTSLKALQTKLRALEGMFNDICRFIDLMGDDTATSEATVRLEKLDELWEQLNEATMDIEMHEDYLDDDDTYSTKRSEYGDRYYKGKSLLLEKVKEPEEKLNLSVCGRDPNQQSTYDHVRLPQIRLQTFDGNIDEWLSFRDLYISLIHCKTDIPEVEKFHYLKGCLVGEARSLIDSLAMTRANYQIAWDAVMKRYNDSKMLKRRQVQALFDLPNVAKESVVELQSLLEAFESILQTLDQLILIIKICCC from the coding sequence ATGCCACCAACCACGAGGAATACTTCGTTGAAGGCGCTGCAAACGAAGTTGAGGGCATTGGAAGGAATGTTCAATGACATTTGCCGTTTCATTGATTTGATGGGTGATGACACAGCAACATCTGAAGCAACAGTTCGTTTGGAGAAATTAGATGAACTGTGGGAACAATTGAACGAAGCTACAATGGACATCGAGATGCACGAGGACTACCTTGATGATGACGATACTTACTCAACGAAGCGATCGGAATACGGCGATCGTTATTATAAAGGGAAATCGTTGCTGCTCGAGAAGGTCAAAGAGCCGGAGGAAAAGTTGAATCTGTCAGTTTGCGGTAGGGACCCAAATCAACAATCGACCTACGACCACGTCAGGCTCCCACAAATCAGGTTGCAAACCTTCGATGGCAACATTGATGAGTGGTTGAGCTTCAGAGACCTGTATATATCATTGATCCATTGTAAAACAGATATACCTGAAGTCGAAAAGTTTCACTATCTGAAAGGCTGTTTAGTAGGGGAAGCTAGGTCGTTGATAGATTCGCTTGCAATGACTAGGGCTAATTACCAGATTGCATGGGATGCGGTGATGAAGCGATATAATGACAGTAAAATGTTGAAACGTAGGCAGGTGCAGGCACTTTTCGATTTACCCAATGTTGCAAAGGAATCGGTGGTGGAATTGCAGTCTTTACTAGAGGCTTTTGAAAGTATCCTCCAAACACTTGATCAATTGATTCTGATTATAAAGATTTGTTGTTGCTGA